DNA sequence from the Candidatus Kaistella beijingensis genome:
TGTTAAATAAAATCGACCAATTAAAAATTTTTCAAGTTCCTATTTATTTCTGATTATTTCAGTTTGTTGCATCCTTATTTGTATTCTACATTGATGAAGGTTATTATAATTTTCAATGGATGAAATCTTGGCGAAACTGGATCGTTTTCATTATTTATGCGGCAATCATTTTTCTTGTTCAGCAATTGTTTGCTCTAATCTTCAGGAAAGTTTTTAAGGTGAATAATAGAAATTACCTAATTGCCGCAATTGGAGTTCCTGTTCCGATTTTTGTTTTGGTCACAATTATTTTTGGCTAAAACTTAATCTGTTTTTATTTTCCCCAAATAAAACAAACCGATGCATTTTTGATTTTCTTCCAAATTCAGAAATTCGCCCAAATGCTGTATCATTCCTGGTGTACTCCAATAACAGCCGATTTGGTGAACGGTGGAAGTTAAATACATGTTTTGGACAGCCATCGCCGTTGCTGCAATTTCTTCCCATTCTGGAACCAAGCCGCTGAAATTGACAGAAATTGTGATTAACGTATCTGTGTTTGAAATTTTGTGCGTAATGTCCAGATATTTTTTTTCTAGAAAAACTTCGGGTCGAGTTGTGTTTTTATAGATTTCAGCAAGTTTGTTGGCAAGTTCTAATTTTTTTTCATTTCTAAAAACTTGAAAACGCCACGGTTTTGTTTTCTTGTGATTGGGAGCGAAATTGGCAGAGTTTAAAATTTCATTTAAAACCCCTTCTTCAATTTTTTCACCGGAATAATCTTTCGGAAAAATACTTCTTCTGCATTCTATAATTTCCTTTAAAACTGCTGCTTTATTCATCCTTTTACATTTAATTCTCCAAGAATACTAGTTCTAAACGACCTAGGAGATTTTTGCGTTAAGAAAAATTGAAATTTCTTACTGCCAGAATTCTCTTGATTATAACAAAATTAAAATTTCCATTGTTTGAGTGGCGGTAATACATTTTCTTACAATCGAAACTTAACTTTCCGCCCGAGTTCTGCAAATTTTCTTGAAAGAAATTTTAATTTTTTAGCAAAAATATCCAGTCTTGATTTTTTGGATACTTT
Encoded proteins:
- a CDS encoding nitroreductase family protein; its protein translation is MNKAAVLKEIIECRRSIFPKDYSGEKIEEGVLNEILNSANFAPNHKKTKPWRFQVFRNEKKLELANKLAEIYKNTTRPEVFLEKKYLDITHKISNTDTLITISVNFSGLVPEWEEIAATAMAVQNMYLTSTVHQIGCYWSTPGMIQHLGEFLNLEENQKCIGLFYLGKIKTD